From the genome of Pirellulaceae bacterium:
ATGACCTGAGCAGTCTGCGCTTGCTGGGCAGTGTTGGAGAGGGTATTAATCCCGAGGCGTGGATGTGGTATCACGAAAAGATTGGCGGTGGACGGTGCCCAATCGTCGATACGTGGTGGCAGACAGAGACCGGCGGCATCATGATGTCGCCGTTGCCAGGTGCGATTGCAACCAAGCCCGGCAGTTGTACCAAGCCACTGCCGGGCATTAGTCCCAAGATCGTTTCCGAAGATGGTCAAGCGCTGCCACAGGGTCGAGGCGGGATGTTGTGCATCGATCAACCATGGCCCGGAATGTTGCGCGGCATTTGGGGCGACGAAGAGCGCTATCAACAGCAATACTGGAGCAAGGTTCCCGGCATGTATCTGACCGGCGATAACGCCAGGCTGGATAGCGACGGTTACTACTGGATCATGGGGCGTATTGACGATGTAATTAATGTCTCTGGCCATCGTCTTAGCACAATTGAAGTCGAAAGCGCGCTGGTCTCGCACCCCGCTGTTGCTGAAGCTGCCGTGGTGGGCAAGCCCGACGAAATTAAGGGACAAGCCATCGCGGCTTTTGTAACCCTGCGCGGCCAAGCGTCCGAAGAGATTCGTGCTGAACTAAAGAGACACGTTCGCAAAGAGATCGGAGCCTTGGCACAGCCAGACGACATTCGCTTTACCAATGCGCTTCCCAAAACCCGCAGCGGCAAAATCATGCGGCGATTGTTACGCGATATTGCTGCTGGCAAGACGCAGACCGGTGACACATCGACGCTCGAGGATTACACGGTACTAGCTAAGCTGCGCGGCGATGAAGGCTGACGGCACGGTCGTGCGGTCCTGTCGGCGAATCGTTTGCCAACCAGCGGATTGTCACCATGGGATACGAAAGACGGAGTAGAAAGTGAAGAATCGCGGTTGGATTGCTGTTTTGATTTGGCTGGTTGCCTGTAGCAGTGGCCAGGGCGATGAGGTCAGTCAAGCTCGGGCGCTGTCGCGCGCGTTTCGTGCTTCCGCAGAGAAGGCCTTGCCCAGCGTGGTGACTATATTGACGCGCTCACGGTCAAGCGGTGGCGAGGACAGTCCGCTGCTAAACCTGATCGGTGGCGCGGATGCCCAAGTATACGACTCAGTGGGGTCTGGCGTGATCATCAGTCCCGACGGCTGGATACTTACCAATCATCACGTGATCGCTGACGCCATACGATTGGAAGTACGATTGCCCGACGGACGCCGTTTTTTTCCTGAGAAGACTTTATCGGATGAAAGCAGCGATGTGGCCTTGGTAAAGATCGAGTCGACCGAAGATGTTCCGGCTGCGGAGATAGGCAATTCCAATGAACTGGCAGTCGGGGATTGGGTGATCGCGATTGGCAGCCCGTTCACGTTGGAGTCTTCGGTCAGTGCTGGCATCATTTCCGGCATCAATCGTCGTCGCAGTTTGTCGCGCGGCGTCGAAGGTCAATTCTTGCAGACCGACGCCGCCGTGAATCCCGGCAACTCGGGCGGTCCGCTGTTGGATTTGGAAGGGCGCGTAGTAGGAATCAATACAGCCATCTCCTCGCTGTCTGGGGGCTTTCAAGGTATCGGCTTTGCCATCCCCATCGCGCGGGCCATGTGGATCAAACAAGAGCTGCAGACGTACGGCAAGGTTCGGCAAGCACTGGCCGGCATCCGCGTGGCGACAGTGTCTTACGACGATGCCAAACAGTTGAATTTACCACAATTGTCCGGCGTGACTGTCGTTTCAACGGTGCCGGGGCGCCCCGGCGAGGCGGCCGGCATTTTGGCTGGCGACGTGATTTTGACTTTCGCTGGTCACAAAGTGGGCAGCGATACGGAGTTTGCCAGTTTGGTCCAGCAGTCGCCCATCGACCAACCGCTGACGCTTGAAGTATTTCGCAACGGCGAGAAGTTGGAATTGACCATTCAATTGCAAGAAAAACCATAGATGCTCACAAATCTAGCGCGGCAGAGGCGAACTTCAGTTGAGTGCCTGGTGGGTCTACTGTTCCTGCTGGGCAGTACGATCTGTGGCACCGGCGCTTATGGACAATTCCAAGCGCGCGCCGTGACGGAAGACTTGTTTCTGACCGCACCGCGATCGCTGCAGCGTTTGCTGGCCGAGGGACGCTCAGCCATCGCCGACGGACGCTATGCCGAGGGCATCGGTGCTTTGGGAGCCATCCTGCAAGATGACGACCAAACGCTGCCCGAAGACTTGCGCGGGCGCGATTTTTTTCTGGGTCGAGCCACCAATGGCATCTACGCGCAAAGCCTGAAGGGCGAGGTGATTCGAGAATTAAACAAGCTGTCCCCAGAAGCGCGCCAAATCCTGGAGGTGCAGTTTGGCGTGCAGGCACGACAATTATTAGATGCTGGAGTCGCAGCCGGTGATCTGGTGGCGATTGCCAGTGTGGCACGGCGGTTCGTGCATACCCAGGCCGGCTACGACGCGATGGTCTTGCTGGCTCAGTTCAATCTCAGCCACGGATTTCCATTGGCAGCGGCCGATACGCTGCAATCACTGTTGGATTATCCTGCCGCGCGAGAACGCTACGGAGTTCGATTGGCCTTTCATGCCGCTTTGGCTTGGCAACAGTCGGGCAAGACGAGTCGCGCCGAAAAAACACTGGAGTTGGCCGGGCGTGATTTTGCTGGCCAAAGTCTTCAACTGGCCGGGCGGCAAATTCCCATTGAAAACGTTGGCGAAATTATCAAGGTCATCGGCAACGATGGCCAAACTGGAATTACCGACAATAGCACCCCGGATTGGCTTACCACTGGCGGTTCGGCGGCTCGCAACGCTACATCAAAGATCGGGTTGCCACTGCCCAACGAGCGCTGGGAGTGGTTTATCCACAGTAGCCGTCCTGAAGGCCAAGCGCTGCGGGAAGCGGAAGAGACGATGCGCAAGGCCGGTGCCGTATTGCTGCCCAAGCTGGAATTGCGAGCCCTGGATAATACTATCGTATGTCGGAACAATGACGCAACAATCGTTGGGCTGGATTTTGAATCGGGATTGTTGGTTTGGAGACGTCCTTCCAGCGCCGGTGTCGCGCCGCTGAAGCGCGGAGCTTGGGAGAGCGGTGATCAATCGCTGTCAACCGATTTACTGAGCCGAGTTTGGGGAGCCACTTCTTTCGGCAGAATCACCTGCGATGCTCATCGATGCTATCACGTGGTACATCTGCAAGACGAAATGGAATCGACCCGTGGCATGGGCGGCATGATGAGCCTGGCGACCAGTCGCCTAGAAGGCATTAGCTTGGCGCGACAAGGAGCGATCTTGTGGAGTATCGGGGGCAGCGATAGCGACGAACCGCAGTTGTCGACGGCATTCTTTTTGGGGCCTCCGCTACCCTATGCTGGCCAGTTGTACTCGATCGTCGAAAACAATGGTGAAACGGAGCTTGTCGTGCTCGACCCTGAGACAGGCAAGTTGCAGTGGCGGCAACAATTGGCAAGCGCTGCCATGATGCCCATCGGCTTGGACCGCGCACGCCAATCACAAGCACTGACTCCCAGTATTGCCGATGGAGTCATCATCTGCCCCACCGGCGTGGGAGGCATCGTAGCTATCGACTTGCTGACCCGCAGCCTGCGCTGGGGAGCGACTTACGCGGTGCGTGGTGCAATGGGCAATTTTAATAGTCCACTGCTCGGGCAAGATTACCAGCCTCTGCAAAGCCGCTGGTTCGACGAAGGGTTGATCATCGAAAATGGCTTAGTGGTCTTCACTCCGCCCGAATCTGATCTGGTAGTGTGCTACGACCTGCTGACTGGCGAAAAGCTGCTGGAGCGCAAACGCGGCAATGCCTGCTATGCGGCCGGCGTGGATAGCAACAACTTGATTATCGTTGGACCAGATCGCACCGTGGCTTATGACATTCGCAAACGCGAGCCGCGTTGGGAGGTCGCCTACCCCGATGGATTGACTTTGGCGGGTAGAGGCATCTGGCAGGACGGGCAATTGATGCTGCCGCTTACCGGTCAGCGCGTGATCGAGTTGGATCTGCGACAGGGCAAAATCTCAGGCGCCTCCACGGTGGCGCAGCCGCTAGGCAATCTGTTCGCGCATCGGGGCCAGTTGCTGTCCATTGGTCCCAGTAGCGTTGTTGCCTACTATACGCGAGAAGCGCTCGAGCAACAGATCGAGCAACGTCTTGCCCAAAATCCACAAGACGTTTGGGGGCTGAACTACCGTTCCCAGCTCTTACTGTCGCAAGGCGACACGCTCGCAGCCCTGCAACAACTGCTTGACGCCTACGCCGTCAATCCGGAGGACGATGAAACGCGATACTTTTTGGCTGATGCGATGCTAACAGGCTTGCAACATGACTTTGAACAGTTTGCCGCCTATGCCGAACAACTGGATCGTGTCCTGCTAACCGCACCACAACGCATGCGCTACCTGCAACTGCTAGCGCAGGGTTTGTCGCGACGAGGAGATTTCCCAGCAGCCTTTAAGCGACTGTGGGAGATCATGCGTGAGCAGCAGTCGGCATACATCGCAGGTGTCCTGTCGCGCTCGGATCGCATCGAGTTGTCATGGCAACACTGGGTAAATCTGGATACTTGGCTGGCCACTGAATTGGCGCGTTGTTATCAATCGTGTAACGACCAACAACGACAGGAAGTCCAGTCGCTAATCGACGCTGAAATTGGTCGCATCCGCGGAACTGTTTTGCCGGTACGACGGCAGTTGCTGCGCAACATGGCTCAGTTGCCTATGACGGACAACGATAACCTTGAATTGGCTCGAGCCTTGCTTAACCGCGGTGAACAGACGCAAGCCGAACAGTTGCTGTGTTGGTTGGCCCGCAGCCAGGATGCCGATAGTCGCCGGTCTGCTCTCGAACTGCTCGGCCTTAAAAACCAATACGACCAAGCTCTTGTGCGCTCGCCGTCTGGCGACTTCACAAATTCGGATTGGCGGACAGGTGTTGTGCAACGAGATGTCGAAAGGGTTGACACGGCCATCTATTCTGTTGGCCGCCCGATCGAAATGATTGCCAGGCGTTTTGGAAGACCGCCGGTGGCGATTGGTGTATCCGAGGGTGCTCTAGCGCTGTCAGATGTGGATGGAAATCCTTTAGTCAACTTGGTCTATCGAGCCGCGACCTCTGATTTAACCGGCAACTTCATGACAGCGGAGCTGCGTGGCGGATTGCTGTTACTGGAAACAATGTCCGAACTGATGGCCTTCGATATCTATCGCGGCTTTCAGCGTTCGCCGGGACAGGCGTTGCTGTGGCGCAGCTCGTTGGACACGGCCGGTCCTCAGGAAGCATTTCAGCCAGCCCAAATGATGGTATCTGCCGACGAACCACTAGGAATTCAAACTAGGCGGCGCAAAGGCGATGGCCGCAAGTACGTGGAACTAGGTCCGTGGCTGGCGACGGTCAAGATTATGCAGAATGGTCAATCGGTAATAGGATTGGACCCCTACACGGGACGGCAACTCTGGTCGCGCGATGGTTACTCCGATCAGGTGCGATTTGCCGGACATTGGGAGAGCGATCAATTGGCAGTGGTCAATCCGGCCAACGGTAAGACCGATGTACTGGACGCACGCGATGGCACGCTGCTACGACAAAGTGAATTTTTGGTCGGCGAGATGCACCAGCGGCTACTCGATGATCGCCTCGGTCGCTGGAATGCTTGGTTTGACTCTGGCAACTGGCTGGTCGACTATCGTAGCGATGATGCCAGTTCGCGTGTTTGGCTTCGTGTGTGGAACCCGCTGACCGAGACGGTGTTACTGGAAAGCAAGCTTCCTAAGTCTGCGCGTGCTACACACTGTGATCGACGGCTGTTGGTCGTTTTGGAACCACCCGAAAGCCTGGTTGTCGTCGACTTGGAATCGGGAACTGTCCAACGGCATCAAGTTCCTATTGAGCGCGATTTGGCCAGCGTCGGTGTGATGCGATTTGCCGATCAGTGGGTTGTCATATCCAGTCGCAATGCACTGTCTCAACGGGTTCACCTGGGCCAGCCTGAGTTGCAGGCCAATGGCAGCCTGTATGCTCTTAATGCCGACGATTTACAGCTCAGTTGGAACCAGCCCGGGCGGCTGATGAATTTTGCGATACCATTGCAACAACCGCGCAATTCTCCGTTCCTGGTTGCCTATCGCTTTGCAGCTCAACAGGAAGCACCAATGTCGGCCGCTCTGGTTTTATTGGACCTGCGCAGCGGCCAGCTAGCACAGGTTGTGGATGGACTTAACGTCAGTGGCAGAACATTCGGCATGCGGCTTCGACCCGAAGAACAACAGATTGTCGTAGCAGTTGGCGAGCAAAACTTACGATTTCATGTTACTGACCAGCCGCCGCCACCCGAGCCTGTAGCGCACTTCGGCGGCGTCTACGAAAAGCCTCGGATCATCAAACGCGACGAGGCCACGTTGTTCAAATAGCAGACGTGCATCCTTGATGCGCTAGTTTGCCAAACAGCGTCGCACCGTCTGGCAAATGGTAGGCTACATCCAGCATGAGATACCAAGAACCTCAGCGAATAGTCGTCGCTTTCTTGGCGGTTTTGTGCGTCGCGGCTAAGTAGCGGTTTTGAACTACCGAGCCAGGAGCCTCCTGGAGCCACATGCCGGAATCGCTCGGGCTAGGTTCAATCTCGATCAGCTCACCTTCGCCTATCTGCTCTGACGACGGTGCCTCAGGCGGACGTGTTTCCAGATAAGGCCTGATCCAGGCTGGAGGCGGTGCAACAGGTTTCGCAGGTGGTGGCTTTCGAACGACTTCTGGTTTGTTTTGGTTCTTGGTTGGCTCCACGTCGGTGGGCGAGGCCTGTCCAGCTCCTTGCAGCGAACGATTCAGAATGCTTTCAGAATGAGGCACGCCTGGAGTCAGTTGCAGAAACTGTGCTCGCTGATGAACAGATTCCGGAGGATGGTTGACATAGTCTGCCGCATAGGGATACAGCAGTCCTTGGCTGGGATAGCGACTGGACGGATGACGGTGCGCGACAATACTGAACCTAGCGTCATGATGACTGTGATAGCTATGGTGTGACCAACCAACGCCCCAATACCTGCCAATAGTATTGGCCATTGGGAAACCATAATCCACCGCTTGGGCCGTAGCGCCATGCATGGCAAGACCCAACGCAATTACCTTGACAAGCTTGTTATACATGGAATCCATTCCCATATGACAGCGACTTGGTGACACACGCAGCGCATTGAGAATCCATCGACCAGCGCCCCTGCCATCCAGCAGAAAATTGCTGGA
Proteins encoded in this window:
- a CDS encoding trypsin-like peptidase domain-containing protein, translated to MKNRGWIAVLIWLVACSSGQGDEVSQARALSRAFRASAEKALPSVVTILTRSRSSGGEDSPLLNLIGGADAQVYDSVGSGVIISPDGWILTNHHVIADAIRLEVRLPDGRRFFPEKTLSDESSDVALVKIESTEDVPAAEIGNSNELAVGDWVIAIGSPFTLESSVSAGIISGINRRRSLSRGVEGQFLQTDAAVNPGNSGGPLLDLEGRVVGINTAISSLSGGFQGIGFAIPIARAMWIKQELQTYGKVRQALAGIRVATVSYDDAKQLNLPQLSGVTVVSTVPGRPGEAAGILAGDVILTFAGHKVGSDTEFASLVQQSPIDQPLTLEVFRNGEKLELTIQLQEKP
- a CDS encoding PQQ-binding-like beta-propeller repeat protein → MLTNLARQRRTSVECLVGLLFLLGSTICGTGAYGQFQARAVTEDLFLTAPRSLQRLLAEGRSAIADGRYAEGIGALGAILQDDDQTLPEDLRGRDFFLGRATNGIYAQSLKGEVIRELNKLSPEARQILEVQFGVQARQLLDAGVAAGDLVAIASVARRFVHTQAGYDAMVLLAQFNLSHGFPLAAADTLQSLLDYPAARERYGVRLAFHAALAWQQSGKTSRAEKTLELAGRDFAGQSLQLAGRQIPIENVGEIIKVIGNDGQTGITDNSTPDWLTTGGSAARNATSKIGLPLPNERWEWFIHSSRPEGQALREAEETMRKAGAVLLPKLELRALDNTIVCRNNDATIVGLDFESGLLVWRRPSSAGVAPLKRGAWESGDQSLSTDLLSRVWGATSFGRITCDAHRCYHVVHLQDEMESTRGMGGMMSLATSRLEGISLARQGAILWSIGGSDSDEPQLSTAFFLGPPLPYAGQLYSIVENNGETELVVLDPETGKLQWRQQLASAAMMPIGLDRARQSQALTPSIADGVIICPTGVGGIVAIDLLTRSLRWGATYAVRGAMGNFNSPLLGQDYQPLQSRWFDEGLIIENGLVVFTPPESDLVVCYDLLTGEKLLERKRGNACYAAGVDSNNLIIVGPDRTVAYDIRKREPRWEVAYPDGLTLAGRGIWQDGQLMLPLTGQRVIELDLRQGKISGASTVAQPLGNLFAHRGQLLSIGPSSVVAYYTREALEQQIEQRLAQNPQDVWGLNYRSQLLLSQGDTLAALQQLLDAYAVNPEDDETRYFLADAMLTGLQHDFEQFAAYAEQLDRVLLTAPQRMRYLQLLAQGLSRRGDFPAAFKRLWEIMREQQSAYIAGVLSRSDRIELSWQHWVNLDTWLATELARCYQSCNDQQRQEVQSLIDAEIGRIRGTVLPVRRQLLRNMAQLPMTDNDNLELARALLNRGEQTQAEQLLCWLARSQDADSRRSALELLGLKNQYDQALVRSPSGDFTNSDWRTGVVQRDVERVDTAIYSVGRPIEMIARRFGRPPVAIGVSEGALALSDVDGNPLVNLVYRAATSDLTGNFMTAELRGGLLLLETMSELMAFDIYRGFQRSPGQALLWRSSLDTAGPQEAFQPAQMMVSADEPLGIQTRRRKGDGRKYVELGPWLATVKIMQNGQSVIGLDPYTGRQLWSRDGYSDQVRFAGHWESDQLAVVNPANGKTDVLDARDGTLLRQSEFLVGEMHQRLLDDRLGRWNAWFDSGNWLVDYRSDDASSRVWLRVWNPLTETVLLESKLPKSARATHCDRRLLVVLEPPESLVVVDLESGTVQRHQVPIERDLASVGVMRFADQWVVISSRNALSQRVHLGQPELQANGSLYALNADDLQLSWNQPGRLMNFAIPLQQPRNSPFLVAYRFAAQQEAPMSAALVLLDLRSGQLAQVVDGLNVSGRTFGMRLRPEEQQIVVAVGEQNLRFHVTDQPPPPEPVAHFGGVYEKPRIIKRDEATLFK